The Pedobacter roseus genome contains a region encoding:
- a CDS encoding Crp/Fnr family transcriptional regulator, with product MIEKLKNIAVFSTLRDDSLLELAMHIEYIKHKKGTIIIRANKIEPYFYILEKGIARAYCDGENQQITFWFGQSGTVLFSFNSYINNRPGYENIELLENSSLIKIKLGDLFSLYERNLEIANWGRKIAEQELIATERRLIDRAFKGAAERYQEFIAQSPELIKRVALKHIASYLGVTQVTLSRIRATYK from the coding sequence TTGATTGAAAAACTTAAAAATATAGCTGTTTTTAGCACATTACGTGATGATTCATTGCTTGAGCTGGCTATGCATATTGAGTATATCAAGCACAAAAAAGGAACGATCATTATCCGCGCCAATAAAATAGAACCTTATTTCTATATTCTTGAAAAGGGTATTGCCCGCGCGTATTGCGATGGCGAAAACCAGCAGATAACCTTTTGGTTTGGGCAAAGCGGCACCGTACTTTTTTCTTTTAACAGCTATATTAACAACCGTCCGGGTTACGAAAATATTGAGCTGTTAGAAAACAGCAGCTTAATAAAAATAAAGCTTGGAGACCTTTTTTCGCTTTATGAACGTAATCTTGAAATTGCCAACTGGGGCAGAAAAATAGCCGAACAGGAATTAATTGCTACCGAAAGGAGATTAATCGACAGGGCTTTTAAAGGTGCGGCAGAGCGTTATCAGGAGTTTATAGCACAATCGCCGGAACTGATTAAAAGGGTGGCCCTAAAACACATTGCCTCCTACCTTGGCGTTACTCAGGTTACCTTGAGCCGGATCAGGGCTACCTATAAATAA
- the gltX gene encoding glutamate--tRNA ligase, with protein sequence MDKKVRVRFAPSPTGGLHLGGVRTALFNYLFAKKNNGTFVLRVEDTDQNRFVEGAEEYIVNCLNWCGITPDESPDNPGAYGPYRQSERKPSYGKFAEQLISDGYAYYAFDTTEELDAKRKEIPNFQYGQATRMQMRNSLTLTLSEVEELLAAKTPHVVRIKVPTDEIVHFNDLIRGDVSFETSLVDDKVLLKADGMPTYHLAVVVDDKAMEISHAFRGEEWLPSAPVHILLWKYLGWEADMPVWAHLPLILKPDGHGKLSKRDGDRLGFPVYAMNWTDPKTGDVTKGFKEMGFMPEAFINMLALLGWNDGTDQELFSLKELEEKFSIERISKAGAKFDFEKAKWYNHEWIKSQSAERLAPGVKSELEKAGIEVDDKAFLNTIIDLIKDRCTLLPDFVAQSSYFFASPAEYDVNSVKPKWTPEKAVFFGEFAESLTLTDAIAAEAAFKALADQKGFKPGELMLPFRIMLVGGKFGPGVFDIAILLGVEETKARIEKAIAVFNS encoded by the coding sequence ATGGATAAAAAAGTTAGAGTAAGATTTGCCCCAAGCCCAACCGGAGGTTTGCATTTAGGCGGTGTGCGCACTGCTTTGTTCAATTATTTGTTTGCCAAAAAAAATAACGGAACTTTTGTACTTCGTGTAGAAGATACCGATCAGAACCGCTTTGTAGAAGGTGCTGAAGAATATATTGTAAACTGTTTAAATTGGTGTGGCATTACGCCTGATGAAAGCCCGGACAATCCGGGTGCTTATGGTCCTTACCGTCAAAGCGAACGCAAACCAAGCTATGGTAAATTTGCCGAACAGTTAATTAGCGATGGTTATGCCTATTATGCTTTCGATACCACAGAAGAGTTGGATGCAAAACGTAAAGAAATTCCAAATTTCCAGTACGGGCAGGCTACACGCATGCAGATGCGGAATTCTTTAACACTAACATTAAGTGAGGTAGAAGAATTATTGGCTGCTAAAACCCCGCACGTAGTCCGCATTAAAGTACCTACAGATGAAATTGTACATTTTAACGATTTAATCCGCGGAGATGTAAGTTTCGAAACTTCGTTGGTTGATGATAAGGTATTGTTAAAAGCCGACGGGATGCCAACCTACCATTTGGCCGTTGTGGTTGATGATAAAGCAATGGAAATCAGTCACGCTTTTAGAGGAGAAGAATGGCTGCCATCAGCCCCTGTTCATATTTTATTATGGAAATATTTAGGCTGGGAGGCTGATATGCCTGTTTGGGCACATTTACCATTGATTTTAAAACCCGATGGACACGGAAAGTTAAGCAAACGCGATGGCGATCGTTTAGGTTTCCCGGTTTATGCCATGAACTGGACAGATCCTAAAACCGGAGATGTTACCAAAGGATTCAAAGAAATGGGCTTTATGCCTGAGGCCTTTATTAATATGCTTGCCCTTTTAGGCTGGAATGATGGAACTGACCAGGAATTATTCTCTTTAAAAGAACTGGAAGAGAAATTCTCTATAGAAAGAATCAGTAAAGCCGGAGCTAAATTCGATTTCGAAAAAGCAAAATGGTATAATCACGAGTGGATTAAATCGCAGAGCGCTGAGCGTTTGGCGCCAGGCGTTAAAAGCGAGCTTGAAAAAGCAGGAATTGAAGTTGACGATAAGGCATTTTTAAATACAATTATCGATTTAATTAAAGACCGTTGTACTTTATTGCCCGATTTTGTGGCACAAAGCAGTTACTTTTTTGCTTCGCCGGCAGAGTACGATGTAAATTCGGTAAAACCAAAATGGACACCTGAAAAAGCAGTATTTTTTGGTGAATTTGCTGAAAGTTTGACTTTAACTGATGCCATTGCCGCAGAAGCTGCTTTTAAAGCTTTAGCCGACCAAAAAGGCTTTAAACCTGGTGAGTTGATGTTACCTTTCCGCATTATGTTGGTGGGGGGCAAATTTGGTCCTGGTGTTTTTGATATTGCCATATTATTGGGTGTGGAGGAAACCAAAGCAAGAATTGAAAAAGCGATAGCTGTTTTTAATAGTTAG
- a CDS encoding anti-sigma factor family protein, producing MNAIEQQLWDYIDGNLDGSAKKAIEEKIESDAVIKSLYEDLVKLNSAFGELDLDEPSMSFTRNVMESVATVPAPVAMKTQVDKKIIYSIGGFFVISLLALFGYVLYNSNLSMPKFGFNVNLNFNLDQYITSTVLYSFLFFDLVIGLIFLDQFLRKKMHK from the coding sequence ATGAATGCAATAGAACAACAGCTTTGGGATTATATAGATGGCAATTTAGACGGATCGGCCAAAAAAGCCATTGAAGAAAAAATTGAATCGGATGCCGTTATTAAATCGCTGTATGAGGATTTGGTAAAACTTAATTCGGCTTTTGGTGAACTCGATTTGGATGAACCCTCTATGTCTTTCACGCGGAATGTAATGGAAAGTGTAGCCACAGTGCCGGCACCAGTAGCCATGAAAACACAGGTTGATAAAAAGATTATTTATAGCATTGGTGGCTTTTTTGTGATCTCACTGCTAGCCTTATTTGGCTATGTGCTCTACAATTCGAACCTCAGTATGCCTAAATTCGGTTTTAATGTTAATTTAAACTTTAATTTAGATCAGTACATCACGTCTACTGTGTTGTATAGCTTCTTATTTTTCGACCTGGTGATTGGACTGATATTTCTTGATCAGTTTTTGAGGAAAAAGATGCATAAATAA
- a CDS encoding sensor histidine kinase, with amino-acid sequence MNPYQKKRRWKFFLLIFAILIGIASVFYTDSFVKKMEREEADQFHLWVKIQERAMFLYDNDDYRVIVETVRANTKTPVIMIDSAGMISSFFGLDSTKTNYPTADTKLSYDSLYFVRQLRQMKAQHQPDEMNFFGKKFKAYYRDSFILTQLRYFPYIQMAVIFLFLLTAYAAFSSARRDEQDHVWVGLAKETAHQLGTPISSLMAWTELMKSKFDAEDDPLIAEMENDIKRLEIITDRFSKIGSKPILEDHTVYIVISDFIRYFKVRTSDKVKFSITGDEQVRALLNVPLFDWVIENLLKNAANAIENEGSISVNIIENLAKEQVFIDVSDTGKGIPRSKFDAVFQPGYTTRKRGWGLGLSLTKRIVENYHSGEIFVKESELGKGTTFRIILKSSLRYEPTTA; translated from the coding sequence ATGAACCCTTATCAAAAGAAACGCCGCTGGAAGTTTTTCCTCCTCATCTTTGCCATATTAATTGGCATTGCATCAGTATTTTACACCGATTCTTTTGTAAAAAAAATGGAACGTGAAGAAGCCGACCAATTTCACCTTTGGGTTAAAATCCAGGAACGGGCCATGTTTCTTTATGATAATGATGATTATCGTGTAATTGTAGAAACGGTACGGGCAAACACCAAAACGCCTGTAATTATGATTGATTCTGCAGGCATGATCAGTTCATTTTTCGGTTTAGACAGCACCAAAACCAATTACCCAACGGCTGATACTAAACTTAGTTACGACAGTTTATATTTCGTTCGTCAACTAAGGCAGATGAAAGCACAGCATCAACCGGATGAGATGAATTTTTTCGGCAAAAAATTTAAAGCTTACTATCGCGACTCCTTTATTTTAACACAGCTAAGGTATTTCCCATACATCCAGATGGCCGTGATTTTCCTCTTTCTGTTAACGGCTTATGCCGCATTTAGTTCGGCACGGCGGGATGAACAGGACCATGTTTGGGTAGGTTTGGCCAAAGAGACGGCGCACCAACTGGGCACCCCCATATCATCTTTGATGGCCTGGACGGAGCTGATGAAATCAAAATTCGATGCGGAAGATGATCCTTTGATTGCGGAAATGGAAAATGATATTAAACGCTTGGAGATTATTACCGACCGTTTCTCAAAAATCGGCTCTAAACCAATACTCGAGGACCATACGGTTTACATTGTCATCAGCGATTTTATCCGCTATTTTAAAGTCCGCACCTCTGATAAGGTTAAATTTAGCATTACAGGCGACGAACAGGTAAGGGCTTTACTCAATGTCCCACTGTTTGATTGGGTGATCGAAAACCTGTTAAAAAATGCAGCTAACGCCATCGAAAACGAAGGATCTATTTCTGTTAACATCATCGAGAACCTGGCCAAAGAGCAGGTATTTATTGATGTAAGCGATACCGGAAAAGGGATACCAAGATCAAAATTTGATGCGGTTTTTCAACCCGGTTATACTACCCGTAAACGCGGCTGGGGGCTTGGTTTATCGCTTACCAAACGTATTGTGGAGAACTACCATAGCGGCGAAATTTTTGTAAAAGAATCGGAACTGGGTAAAGGCACCACTTTTAGAATAATATTAAAAAGCAGTTTAAGATATGAACCGACCACAGCCTAA
- a CDS encoding DUF6249 domain-containing protein, translated as MEAILVPISLFLGAFAMVFGIRYLSNKEKMAMIERGIDPGIHKATPKPFLSLKFGLLLVGLGIGLLVALFTVRGIFGSNMTNAEEGQSVAIYFGCIGIFGGLGLIVSYLVEKKWLDNNKLL; from the coding sequence ATGGAAGCTATATTAGTCCCAATCTCACTTTTTTTAGGCGCATTCGCAATGGTATTTGGAATCCGCTACCTATCAAATAAAGAAAAAATGGCAATGATCGAACGGGGAATCGATCCTGGAATACACAAAGCAACACCAAAACCGTTTTTAAGTTTAAAGTTCGGTTTGCTGTTGGTTGGTTTAGGAATAGGTTTGCTGGTGGCGCTATTTACTGTTAGAGGTATATTTGGTAGCAACATGACAAACGCCGAAGAAGGACAATCGGTTGCCATTTATTTCGGTTGCATCGGAATTTTCGGTGGCCTGGGCCTTATCGTTTCTTATCTGGTAGAAAAGAAATGGTTAGATAACAATAAACTGCTTTAA
- a CDS encoding RBBP9/YdeN family alpha/beta hydrolase, with product MTHYFIVPGLGNSGPDHWQTHFEKSADNFIRISQKEWDAPANQDWIETIESALVGYNPDDVVLIGHSLGCTAIANWAKTYQKNIKGALLVAPSDIEAPNYNFDTPGFDSVPLDKINFKTIVVSSTNDEWVTLERAEFFAKHWGSESINIGEAGHINTDAGFGEWPEGLEIMKKLG from the coding sequence ATGACTCATTATTTTATTGTTCCGGGTTTGGGCAATTCAGGCCCGGATCATTGGCAAACTCATTTCGAAAAATCAGCAGATAATTTTATCCGCATCAGTCAAAAGGAATGGGATGCACCAGCAAATCAGGATTGGATTGAAACCATAGAATCAGCACTCGTGGGATATAATCCGGATGATGTGGTTTTAATCGGCCATAGTTTAGGTTGTACAGCCATTGCCAATTGGGCAAAAACTTATCAAAAGAACATTAAAGGGGCTTTATTGGTTGCGCCAAGCGATATAGAAGCACCAAATTACAATTTTGATACTCCTGGTTTTGATAGCGTACCTTTGGACAAAATCAACTTTAAAACAATTGTGGTATCTAGCACCAACGATGAGTGGGTAACGCTGGAAAGAGCTGAATTTTTTGCTAAACATTGGGGCAGCGAATCCATTAATATCGGTGAAGCCGGGCATATTAATACCGACGCAGGTTTTGGCGAATGGCCTGAAGGATTGGAGATTATGAAAAAATTGGGTTAA
- a CDS encoding DinB family protein — protein MNRPQPNEYLIWGETYISKVDREIFEILNDQVESLPALYRRNADKADYAYAEGKWTLKEMLGHIIDTERVFAYRITCFARNEKQPLPGFEEDDYVLNARFAERDLEDLIEEFIALRKANLYLFKSLNEDELDRKGIASGREINVKSILFIAGGHIIHHVSILKERYHVV, from the coding sequence ATGAACCGACCACAGCCTAACGAATATCTGATTTGGGGCGAAACCTACATCAGCAAAGTAGACAGGGAAATTTTTGAGATTTTAAATGATCAGGTAGAAAGTCTCCCCGCCTTATATAGGAGAAATGCTGATAAAGCAGATTATGCCTACGCTGAAGGCAAATGGACTTTAAAGGAAATGCTAGGACATATTATCGATACTGAACGTGTATTTGCCTATCGAATTACTTGTTTTGCAAGAAATGAAAAACAGCCTTTGCCAGGCTTTGAAGAAGATGATTATGTACTGAATGCCCGCTTCGCAGAACGCGATCTGGAAGATTTGATTGAAGAATTTATCGCACTGCGCAAAGCCAATCTCTACCTTTTTAAATCTTTAAATGAGGATGAACTGGATAGAAAAGGAATTGCTTCGGGCAGGGAAATTAATGTAAAATCTATTCTGTTTATTGCTGGAGGGCATATTATACACCATGTTTCCATTTTAAAAGAACGTTACCATGTGGTTTAA
- a CDS encoding DMT family transporter yields the protein MNWIILIIAGLFEVGFTTCLKLSNNFSNIKWSAAFFVCIALSFLLLNKATQTLPMGTAYAVWTGIGAVGTVIIGIAYFNEPATFWRIFFICTLIGSIAGLKFFASH from the coding sequence ATGAACTGGATTATCTTAATTATTGCCGGGCTTTTTGAAGTTGGCTTTACTACCTGTCTTAAATTATCGAACAATTTCTCGAATATAAAATGGAGCGCTGCATTTTTTGTATGCATTGCTTTAAGTTTTCTATTGCTGAACAAGGCCACACAAACTTTACCCATGGGTACAGCTTATGCAGTTTGGACGGGTATTGGTGCTGTTGGGACAGTAATTATCGGAATCGCCTATTTTAACGAACCAGCAACTTTTTGGCGGATCTTTTTTATCTGTACGCTTATCGGATCAATTGCAGGGTTAAAGTTTTTCGCTTCGCATTAG
- a CDS encoding sensor histidine kinase: MILIVDDRPENLISLQKVLQAHNFEVDTASSGEEALKKVLKNNYVLIILDVQMPDMDGFEVAEAISGFSKAKDTAIIFLSAVNTELKFITKGYLSGGLDYITKPVDINVLLLKIKTFYRIYEQNRKLNEVQEKLLEEIEFRKQAEHKKDEFISIASHELKTPLTSVKGYIQLLQRSLNRDDKTMAQNHLEKASIQLEKLNDLIVDLLDISKIESGKMKFNMKSFCADNMVNNAIEMLQQSNPDFKITKLGKTEEMIFGDEMRLEQVVINFITNAIKYAPGTNQVNVTINIKDGKLYLAVKDFGIGISKEQQHKIFDKFYRVEENSNRFNGLGIGLYICSEIINRHGGTIGVNSVPDEGSEFYFIVPTTEEEILKNQI; the protein is encoded by the coding sequence ATGATCCTTATAGTTGATGACAGGCCTGAAAACCTGATCTCGTTACAAAAAGTACTCCAAGCACATAATTTTGAGGTTGATACCGCATCATCTGGCGAAGAAGCGCTAAAAAAAGTTCTTAAAAATAATTACGTCCTGATTATTCTCGACGTGCAGATGCCCGATATGGACGGTTTCGAGGTGGCAGAAGCCATTTCAGGTTTCAGTAAAGCAAAAGATACCGCCATTATTTTTCTTTCAGCCGTAAATACAGAGCTAAAATTTATTACCAAAGGATACCTCAGCGGTGGATTGGACTATATTACCAAACCTGTTGATATTAATGTTTTATTGCTTAAAATAAAAACATTTTACCGCATTTACGAGCAGAACAGAAAACTAAACGAAGTACAGGAAAAACTGCTGGAAGAAATTGAATTCCGAAAGCAGGCCGAACATAAAAAAGACGAATTTATCAGTATTGCCAGTCACGAGTTAAAAACTCCTTTAACCAGTGTAAAAGGTTACATCCAGTTATTACAGCGCAGCTTAAACAGGGATGATAAAACCATGGCACAAAATCACCTCGAAAAAGCCAGCATCCAGCTCGAAAAACTGAACGACCTTATTGTTGACCTGCTTGATATTTCTAAAATAGAAAGCGGCAAGATGAAGTTTAACATGAAAAGCTTTTGTGCCGATAACATGGTAAACAACGCCATCGAGATGTTGCAGCAGTCTAACCCTGATTTCAAGATCACCAAACTCGGCAAAACAGAAGAGATGATTTTTGGTGATGAAATGCGCCTCGAACAGGTAGTGATTAATTTTATTACCAACGCCATCAAATATGCGCCGGGTACCAATCAGGTTAATGTAACCATCAATATTAAAGATGGAAAACTTTATCTGGCTGTGAAAGATTTTGGAATAGGTATTTCTAAGGAACAGCAGCATAAAATATTTGATAAATTTTACCGGGTAGAAGAAAACAGCAACCGCTTTAACGGCCTGGGCATCGGTTTGTACATCTGCTCCGAAATCATTAACCGCCATGGCGGTACCATTGGCGTAAATAGTGTTCCCGATGAAGGATCGGAGTTTTACTTTATCGTTCCCACTACCGAAGAAGAAATCCTTAAAAATCAGATCTAA
- a CDS encoding hotdog fold thioesterase — protein sequence MWFKNFTVEDLNNRPKNHLGALLDIRFTEIGEDFITGTMPVDERTHQPAGILHGGASVVLAETLGSIASYMCIDPEKYVAVGLEVNANHLRPVKSGLVKGICKPLHVGAKTQVWEIKIYDERGKMNCISRLTVAIINKPQ from the coding sequence ATGTGGTTTAAAAATTTTACTGTTGAGGATTTAAATAACCGCCCTAAAAACCATTTAGGTGCTTTGCTAGATATCCGTTTTACCGAAATCGGCGAAGATTTTATTACAGGTACCATGCCGGTTGATGAACGTACGCACCAGCCAGCTGGCATACTACATGGAGGCGCTTCGGTGGTTTTGGCCGAAACCCTGGGCAGTATTGCCTCTTACATGTGCATCGACCCTGAAAAATATGTTGCTGTAGGTTTAGAAGTAAATGCTAACCATTTGCGCCCCGTAAAAAGTGGCCTGGTAAAAGGAATATGTAAACCTTTACATGTTGGTGCCAAAACGCAGGTTTGGGAAATTAAGATTTACGATGAACGCGGAAAAATGAATTGCATTAGCCGCTTAACGGTTGCCATTATTAATAAGCCGCAGTAA
- a CDS encoding RNA polymerase sigma factor: protein MEQKLTDLALIQNILNGQTDQYALLVKRHQRFVFTLALRFAKNREDAEEIAQDCFVKAYKALGTFKQTAKFSTWLYTITYTTAMTFLRKNRLDTSSIHDEGTVLQLENHTSGFNANGYDKQDSHAFLNIAITQLLPDDAAIITLFYKGEQSLEEIGEALHMEPNTIKVKLHRARQRLKEKLQYLLKDEVKELL from the coding sequence ATGGAGCAAAAACTTACCGATTTAGCACTGATACAAAACATATTGAACGGCCAGACCGATCAGTATGCGCTTTTGGTTAAGCGCCACCAGCGGTTTGTATTTACGCTTGCTTTAAGGTTTGCTAAAAACAGGGAAGATGCTGAAGAAATTGCACAAGATTGCTTTGTAAAGGCATATAAGGCTTTAGGTACATTTAAACAAACCGCTAAATTTAGCACCTGGCTGTACACGATTACCTATACCACGGCCATGACTTTTTTGAGGAAAAACCGTTTAGATACCTCCTCTATACACGATGAGGGGACTGTTTTACAACTCGAGAACCATACTTCTGGTTTTAATGCGAATGGTTACGATAAACAGGATAGTCATGCTTTTTTAAATATAGCCATCACACAACTTTTGCCAGATGATGCAGCCATTATCACTCTATTTTATAAAGGTGAGCAGAGTTTGGAAGAAATTGGTGAAGCTTTGCACATGGAGCCCAATACCATAAAGGTTAAATTGCACCGGGCAAGGCAAAGGCTTAAAGAAAAATTACAATATTTGTTAAAAGATGAAGTAAAGGAGTTACTATGA
- a CDS encoding cold-shock protein: MQEGTVKFFNVTKGFGFIVPANGDSEIFVHSTGLIDEIRENDKVQYEVANGKKGLNAVNVKVI, from the coding sequence ATGCAAGAAGGCACAGTAAAATTCTTCAATGTAACTAAAGGTTTTGGCTTTATCGTTCCTGCGAATGGCGATAGCGAAATTTTTGTTCATTCAACAGGTCTTATCGACGAAATCCGTGAAAACGACAAAGTACAGTACGAAGTTGCTAACGGTAAAAAAGGCTTAAATGCCGTTAATGTGAAAGTAATTTAA